A stretch of the Danio rerio strain Tuebingen ecotype United States chromosome 18, GRCz12tu, whole genome shotgun sequence genome encodes the following:
- the ankrd34c gene encoding ankyrin repeat domain-containing protein 34C: MADVLELRTDGNSLLKAVWLRRLRLTRLLLEGGAYINESNDRGETPLMVACMSKHSDQQSVSKAKLVKYLLDNKADPNIQDKAGRSALMHACSHRAGHEVVSLLLTNGADPSLEDRHGSSALVYAVNADDKETLKVLLDACKAKGKEVIIITTDKSPSGTKTTKQYLNVPPSPELDERATPAPCASPSEIDLHASPSPSKEEEKDTVFNFQTKFKSTSSTAAKLPNGLTSPSKKPANPKRARLPQLKRLQSEPWGLIAPSVLAAANEESKRANSDEDVVAGVNGLSLSRRGTLSRHNSVDGKDILFPMMGDQNTKISPTSSLPPSSKASYERSLAQHQPLARRSTVPTEQEASGVNFGPASLRDTVHRRRLGTEHYDSDSQLYSDSSMLDSPKAPLERRKLNTSPLAMLTGSRESLDSNPSTSSPSTARCRAPGLLERRGSGTLLLDYISHTRPGHLPPLNVNPNPPIPDIGASSKPSSPLAAGIRLIAPVAPNSPKRGNLRTKKKLVRRHSMQVEQMKQLSNFEELNHQS; the protein is encoded by the coding sequence ATGGCTGACGTGCTGGAGCTGAGGACGGATGGGAACTCTCTGCTAAAAGCAGTGTGGCTTCGTCGTTTGCGCCTAACAAGACTCCTCTTGGAAGGTGGAGCCTACATCAACGAAAGCAATGATCGTGGAGAGACACCCCTCATGGTGGCCTGCATGTCTAAACACTCTGATCAGCAGAGTGTTAGTAAGGCAAAACTCGTCAAGTACCTTCTGGACAACAAAGCTGACCCTAACATCCAAGACAAAGCTGGGAGGTCAGCACTCATGCATGCATGTAGCCACAGGGCAGGACATGAGGTGGTCTCACTTCTACTGACCAACGGGGCTGATCCGAGCCTGGAGGACCGTCATGGATCCTCTGCCTTAGTCTATGCTGTCAACGCAGATGACAAAGAAACATTAAAAGTTCTCCTTGATGCCTGTAAAGCTAAAGGCAAGGAAGTCATCATCATTACCACTGACAAATCGCCGTCTGGAACCAAAACCACCAAGCAGTACCTGAATGTTCCTCCATCCCCCGAGTTGGATGAGAGGGCCACTCCTGCCCCATGTGCCTCACCGTCAGAAATAGATCTTCATGCATCACCATCTCCCAGCAAAGAGGAGGAGAAAGACACTGTATTCAATTTCCAAACAAAGTTTAAGTCAACCTCAAGCACAGCAGCCAAACTTCCAAATGGACTTACTTCTCCTAGTAAAAAGCCAGCGAACCCCAAAAGGGCTCGCTTACCCCAGCTGAAGCGATTACAGTCAGAGCCTTGGGGTCTGATTGCCCCCTCCGTATTAGCAGCGGCAAATGAAGAGAGCAAGAGAGCAAACTCTGATGAAGATGTTGTTGCAGGTGTGAATGGACTTAGTCTGTCCAGAAGAGGCACACTGTCCAGGCACAACAGCGTGGATGGAAAAGATATATTGTTTCCAATGATGGGGGATCAGAATACAAAAATATCTCCAACTTCATCACTTCCACCATCTTCCAAAGCCTCCTACGAGAGATCACTGGCACAGCACCAGCCCCTGGCAAGACGCAGTACTGTCCCTACAGAGCAGGAAGCCTCGGGAGTTAACTTTGGGCCAGCTAGCCTCAGAGACACAGTGCACCGGAGAAGACTGGGAACAGAACACTACGACTCAGACTCCCAGCTGTACTCAGATTCCAGCATGCTAGACTCTCCTAAGGCTCCCTTGGAGAGGAGGAAGCTCAATACATCCCCTCTTGCTATGCTTACAGGCTCACGAGAGTCCTTGGACAGCAATCCCAGTACCTCCTCCCCAAGCACAGCCAGGTGCAGAGCACCTGGTCTACTAGAGCGGCGCGGCTCTGGAACACTGTTGTTGGACTATATATCCCACACTCGTCCAGGTCACCTGCCTCCACTAAATGTCAACCCAAACCCCCCGATTCCAGATATAGGGGCAAGCAGTAAGCCCTCATCCCCACTGGCAGCAGGTATCAGACTAATAGCTCCCGTAGCACCCAACTCACCAAAGAGAGGCAACCTCAGGACGAAGAAGAAGCTTGTGAGAAGGCACTCTATGCAAGTGGAACAGATGAAACAGCTTTCAAACTTTGAAGAGCTCAATCATCAGTCGTGA